A portion of the uncultured Draconibacterium sp. genome contains these proteins:
- a CDS encoding glycoside hydrolase family 97 protein gives MKRLSLLITFIGLVFSLSAKEYSVESPSGKIQVKVNVDETVTYSVLLNGSTIVAPSQISMELYDGTVWGVDAKVRKTKTNSVSQLLTPVVQQKSATIKDEYKELTLSFKGYGLQFRAYDDGAAYRWVSDKDGEYKVKSELATFTFPADNKLWFPEEESMMTHQEREYLRETLSNIGSDRFASTGLLVDCGNGVKTYISESNLMDYPGMYLRGSDDNEYALIGKYPGVVLETEMLRDRDEKPTKYADYIAECNGPREFPWRAMVVTENDGQLIETEMIYKLAPECRLENTDWIKPGKVAWDWWNANNIYGVDFVAGVNTETYKYYIDFASKYGLEYIILDEGWYVLSDILELEKDVDVKEIIDYGKEKNVDVILWVVWKTMDDKLEEALDQFQAWGAKGIKMDFMQRDDQWMVNFYEKIARKCAEHELLVDFHGAYKPSGLRRAYPNVISYEGVKGLENVKWSNLPDPEHDVTLPFIRMVAGPMDYTPGAMINKTKLNFSPVFSEPMSQGTRCHQLALYPVFESPLQMLADNPSNYLREPECMEFLSAVPSVWDETQVLEAKVSDYIAVARRSGETWYVGALTDWDPREMELKLDFLGDGTYTMKVWKDGLNADKHAADFAQETVEVTAGSTVKVKMAPGGGWAAIISKK, from the coding sequence ATGAAAAGATTATCTCTGTTAATTACCTTCATAGGTCTCGTTTTTTCCCTTTCGGCCAAAGAATATTCGGTTGAATCTCCATCGGGGAAAATACAGGTTAAAGTGAATGTTGACGAAACTGTTACTTATTCGGTATTACTAAACGGAAGCACAATTGTTGCGCCGTCGCAGATTTCGATGGAATTGTACGATGGAACCGTTTGGGGAGTGGATGCAAAAGTACGCAAAACAAAAACCAACAGCGTTTCGCAGTTGCTTACGCCGGTTGTGCAACAAAAAAGCGCAACGATAAAAGACGAATACAAGGAGTTGACCCTGTCGTTTAAAGGTTATGGGCTACAATTCAGAGCGTACGACGATGGCGCTGCTTACCGCTGGGTGTCGGATAAAGATGGCGAATACAAAGTGAAAAGCGAGCTGGCTACTTTCACATTTCCGGCCGACAATAAACTTTGGTTTCCTGAAGAAGAAAGTATGATGACGCACCAGGAACGCGAATACCTGCGCGAAACGCTCTCGAATATTGGCAGCGATCGTTTTGCTTCAACAGGTTTACTGGTTGATTGCGGAAACGGCGTGAAAACCTACATCTCGGAATCGAACCTGATGGATTACCCCGGAATGTATTTGCGTGGAAGCGACGATAACGAATATGCTTTGATTGGAAAATATCCGGGTGTTGTGCTGGAAACTGAAATGTTGCGCGATCGCGATGAAAAACCAACAAAATATGCCGATTATATTGCCGAATGCAACGGCCCACGCGAATTTCCGTGGCGTGCCATGGTAGTTACCGAGAACGATGGTCAGTTGATTGAAACTGAAATGATTTACAAACTGGCTCCTGAGTGTAGACTTGAAAACACCGACTGGATTAAGCCGGGTAAAGTGGCATGGGACTGGTGGAATGCCAATAACATTTATGGTGTTGATTTTGTGGCCGGCGTAAATACCGAAACCTACAAATATTACATCGATTTTGCTTCGAAATATGGCTTGGAATACATCATTCTGGACGAAGGCTGGTATGTGCTTTCTGATATTCTGGAACTGGAAAAAGACGTGGATGTAAAAGAGATCATCGACTACGGAAAAGAGAAAAATGTTGACGTAATTCTTTGGGTTGTTTGGAAAACCATGGATGACAAACTGGAGGAAGCACTCGACCAGTTTCAGGCATGGGGAGCAAAAGGAATTAAAATGGACTTTATGCAACGCGACGACCAGTGGATGGTAAACTTCTACGAGAAAATTGCCCGCAAATGTGCCGAGCACGAATTGTTGGTTGATTTCCACGGAGCATACAAACCAAGCGGTTTGAGGCGTGCTTACCCCAACGTAATTTCGTACGAAGGCGTTAAAGGTCTGGAAAATGTGAAATGGTCGAATTTACCCGATCCTGAGCACGATGTTACGTTGCCGTTTATTCGTATGGTTGCCGGCCCAATGGACTACACTCCTGGTGCAATGATTAACAAAACAAAACTGAATTTCTCGCCGGTATTTAGCGAACCAATGAGCCAGGGAACACGCTGCCATCAGCTGGCTTTGTACCCTGTTTTTGAAAGCCCGCTGCAAATGTTGGCCGATAATCCATCGAACTATTTACGCGAACCGGAATGTATGGAATTCCTTTCTGCAGTTCCATCGGTTTGGGACGAAACGCAAGTATTGGAAGCTAAAGTTAGCGACTATATTGCTGTTGCACGCCGCTCTGGCGAAACCTGGTATGTGGGTGCGTTAACTGACTGGGATCCGCGCGAAATGGAATTAAAACTCGATTTCCTTGGCGATGGAACCTACACCATGAAAGTGTGGAAAGACGGACTGAATGCCGATAAACATGCTGCCGACTTTGCACAGGAAACTGTAGAAGTAACTGCAGGATCAACTGTAAAAGTTAAAATGGCTCCCGGTGGTGGCTGGGCAGCTATTATTAGTAAGAAATAG
- a CDS encoding carboxypeptidase-like regulatory domain-containing protein yields MEDFILYIGKSALALGAFYLAYLALFQHQKHFLFNRIYLPVSFLVSFLIPLITFTKVNYIQPIPAAASDSFAFLPEAVVANKPQFTFEWYHYLLAIYALGIFVFLLNLLIGHLKAMNIIRFSRLKELFGAQVNLTGKDVHPFSFFSRIVLSERTLKNPDLKMIVDHEMIHVRERHTLDILFAELLFLFQWFNPFAWLTRDAMRNNLEYLTDHQVAQNHNAEAYQLAMVGLAHKKGVAPFLTALNGSQLKNRIIMMKKKTENRYSLLKQLVVLPLLAILVMGLSNKEVRTEVLHDAGQLKVVVDGVELPTDHPDLIKLDFANGIDGGEVVKALGLENKVVANALSFDKNPKEDGVYYIQTSDYVPGTNTGFEQAVNGTPGSELTIKGKITNEDGDGIPAVAVLVEGTTTGTISNFAGNYEIRTDENSTLVFSMIGYAKKEIAVDGKTEINVKLEADGSGKPKEVEVKEVKTKANMVKGKVTDENGKPLAGTAVLMKGTSIGTITDINGNYVLQSDDEFDELVFMMLGFEKKETAVDGKTQLDVKLKADGSGNPEQVKVVGYGNQNKESFPKIEINKLAFETSPEEAPLYIVDQKEVGNVANLSAEDIESISVLKDESATTLYGEKGKNGVIIITTKAAAKAKMNDAVVIVEGIPYDGDINDIDPETIESMEVLKGESATKRYGPIAKNGAVSIKLKGSADFGGKSPLIFLDGEKFTGDMDDIDPNDIASIDVLKDASAMETYGEDAKDGVILISTKTEEITSELDLRKYIAKYIKYPTKAVETGSQGTVQAFVEFGKENKVVSIHDYKQKNIEHLEDVVVVGYAKNGVKQPTDDEVMVPELVLELKRVLEQLPSVDIKKFKGKAVGVSVKFVLQEK; encoded by the coding sequence ATGGAAGATTTTATCCTCTATATCGGAAAATCAGCTTTGGCGCTTGGTGCTTTTTACCTGGCGTACCTGGCTCTTTTTCAGCACCAAAAACATTTTCTGTTTAACCGGATCTATTTGCCGGTGTCGTTTTTGGTCAGTTTCCTTATCCCATTGATTACATTTACCAAAGTGAATTATATACAGCCGATTCCGGCAGCTGCGTCAGATAGTTTTGCTTTTCTACCCGAAGCTGTAGTGGCTAACAAACCGCAATTTACCTTCGAATGGTATCATTACCTTTTGGCGATTTATGCACTCGGAATCTTCGTATTTCTTCTGAATCTGCTGATCGGGCACCTCAAAGCCATGAATATTATCCGTTTTAGCCGCCTGAAAGAATTGTTTGGAGCACAAGTTAACCTGACCGGTAAAGATGTGCATCCATTCTCTTTCTTCTCGCGAATTGTGCTGTCGGAAAGAACATTGAAGAATCCCGATCTGAAAATGATCGTCGATCACGAAATGATTCACGTAAGAGAACGTCATACGCTCGATATTCTTTTTGCCGAGCTATTGTTTCTCTTCCAGTGGTTTAACCCCTTTGCCTGGTTAACCCGCGATGCGATGCGAAATAACCTGGAATACCTGACTGATCATCAGGTAGCCCAAAATCATAATGCCGAAGCTTATCAATTGGCCATGGTAGGATTAGCGCATAAAAAAGGTGTGGCTCCCTTTTTAACTGCGCTTAACGGCTCACAATTAAAAAACCGTATTATCATGATGAAAAAGAAAACAGAAAATCGGTACAGCCTGCTAAAACAGTTGGTTGTACTGCCCCTGCTGGCCATTTTGGTTATGGGTTTGTCGAACAAAGAAGTACGAACCGAAGTGCTTCACGATGCCGGACAACTAAAAGTAGTTGTTGATGGTGTTGAGCTTCCAACCGATCACCCTGATTTGATTAAGCTTGATTTTGCCAACGGAATTGATGGTGGCGAAGTGGTTAAAGCACTCGGCCTTGAAAACAAAGTAGTTGCCAATGCGCTGTCGTTTGATAAAAATCCGAAAGAGGATGGTGTGTACTACATTCAAACCAGCGATTATGTTCCCGGAACCAATACTGGTTTCGAGCAAGCTGTTAACGGAACGCCAGGTTCGGAACTTACCATTAAAGGAAAAATCACCAACGAAGATGGCGATGGTATTCCTGCAGTAGCTGTATTAGTAGAGGGAACCACAACTGGAACGATTTCTAATTTTGCAGGCAACTACGAGATTAGAACCGATGAAAACTCAACGCTGGTATTTTCGATGATTGGCTATGCCAAAAAGGAAATTGCTGTAGATGGAAAAACCGAGATTAATGTAAAATTGGAAGCCGACGGTAGCGGAAAACCGAAAGAGGTGGAAGTTAAGGAAGTGAAGACCAAAGCCAATATGGTAAAAGGAAAAGTTACCGATGAAAACGGGAAGCCACTTGCCGGAACTGCTGTGTTGATGAAAGGTACATCTATTGGAACCATCACGGATATAAATGGGAATTATGTATTACAATCAGACGACGAATTTGACGAACTGGTATTTATGATGCTTGGTTTTGAAAAGAAAGAAACTGCCGTAGATGGAAAAACTCAGCTGGATGTAAAACTTAAAGCTGATGGTAGCGGAAATCCTGAACAGGTAAAAGTGGTTGGTTATGGAAATCAAAACAAAGAGAGTTTTCCAAAAATCGAAATTAACAAGTTGGCTTTTGAGACTTCGCCGGAAGAAGCTCCTTTGTATATTGTAGACCAGAAAGAAGTGGGCAACGTGGCGAATCTTTCGGCAGAGGACATTGAATCCATCTCTGTTCTCAAAGATGAATCAGCTACCACTTTATATGGCGAAAAAGGTAAAAACGGCGTAATAATTATAACAACAAAAGCAGCAGCTAAAGCCAAAATGAATGATGCAGTGGTAATTGTTGAAGGTATTCCATACGATGGCGATATTAATGATATCGATCCGGAAACAATTGAATCGATGGAGGTGCTAAAAGGTGAAAGTGCTACCAAGAGATATGGACCAATAGCCAAAAACGGAGCTGTTTCAATTAAACTGAAAGGTTCGGCTGATTTTGGTGGAAAATCGCCACTGATTTTTCTCGACGGTGAAAAATTTACCGGTGATATGGATGATATTGATCCAAATGACATTGCATCAATCGACGTTTTGAAAGATGCTTCAGCCATGGAAACTTATGGCGAAGATGCTAAGGATGGTGTGATACTTATTAGCACAAAAACAGAAGAAATAACTTCGGAATTGGATTTACGAAAATATATTGCAAAATATATAAAATATCCTACAAAAGCAGTAGAGACAGGAAGCCAGGGAACCGTTCAGGCTTTTGTTGAGTTTGGTAAAGAAAATAAGGTAGTTTCAATACATGATTATAAGCAAAAAAATATTGAGCACCTGGAAGATGTGGTTGTGGTTGGTTATGCTAAAAACGGTGTAAAACAACCAACAGATGATGAGGTAATGGTGCCGGAGTTGGTTCTGGAATTGAAAAGAGTTTTAGAGCAGCTTCCTTCAGTAGATATTAAAAAATTCAAAGGCAAGGCTGTTGGAGTTTCTGTAAAATTCGTACTGCAAGAAAAGTAA
- a CDS encoding BlaI/MecI/CopY family transcriptional regulator, whose translation MKKLTKKEEELMKILWKLEKAFVKDIVELYPEPKPHYNTISSLVRLLQDKGMIGFKQYGNTYQYFPLISKEEYRRSFMNQVVSDYFDNSYKSAVAFFVKEKNLSEDEIDELVNLIKNKK comes from the coding sequence ATGAAGAAACTAACAAAAAAGGAAGAGGAGTTGATGAAGATCCTCTGGAAACTGGAAAAAGCATTTGTAAAAGACATTGTTGAATTGTATCCCGAGCCAAAACCGCATTACAATACCATTTCGTCGCTGGTGCGCTTGTTGCAGGACAAAGGAATGATCGGGTTTAAACAATACGGAAATACCTATCAGTATTTTCCGCTTATTTCGAAAGAAGAGTACCGCCGCTCGTTTATGAACCAAGTGGTTAGCGACTATTTCGATAACTCGTATAAAAGTGCTGTGGCCTTTTTTGTAAAGGAGAAAAACCTGTCGGAAGACGAGATCGACGAACTGGTTAACCTCATTAAAAACAAAAAGTAA
- a CDS encoding outer membrane beta-barrel family protein: MKNFRNLILPALVFMGLQTYANTKEPLNTANPDDDGKGKIVGQIVDEKSEAPMEFANIAIYNEVDSALVTGGITNEKGQFEIENLRYGDYYLVANFIGFDEKNINDIKIDGTNRVHDVGEINLEASTVAIGEVNVVADKAAVEYKLDKKVVNVSQVISAIGGTAVDVLENTPSVQVDIEGNVSLRGSGNFTVLIDGRPSVLSGSDALRQIPSSAIENIEIITNPSAKYEPDGAAGIINLVMKKNSMNGLNGIVNASVGTGEKYRGDFMLNYRFEKVNLFFGADWRDEINNGNMASERETYFNDTTEYLNMSGDRNWIRGGHRFKGGADFYIGNNTTLTLSGETGSSERGNEGGGRTENFTIPASEFIYSISEETSERNNDFYTLNMNFQHKFDDQGHRIEATAFYSDETGTDNEIEGELLADENFNPTNEYLSNVSTFETEDEQDLRLKLDYTYPFSEDGRFEAGYQGRLESEKETLEFRDFNQATNSWVINDEYSSATDFQRDIHAVYSTYSNKIGEFAYMAGLRGELTVREIQNTNAANVSSLNRFDLFPTAHISYPVTQTTDVTASYSRRINRPSGRDLDPTPNYYNRYTIRFGNPDLEPEYTNSYELGLMKRFGETRSFMSADLFRRVTNNKIDRTQELGEDGIFYLYTDNFDKDYSTGLEVTGNWNYKKWLILNASVNVYKYKITGELNGESIDRESTNWGGRMNTTFKITDDSRFQLNAFFRGKSVSAQGESGAMFFTNILYRQEFMNKRLSATVSVRDPLGTGRFERTSYGEDFESWFRFEREPRVVMLTLSYKINNFKEDRGGNGGGGGDMDMGGGEF, from the coding sequence ATGAAGAATTTTAGAAACCTAATATTACCCGCCCTTGTTTTTATGGGTCTACAAACCTATGCAAACACAAAAGAACCACTGAATACTGCTAATCCTGATGATGATGGAAAAGGCAAAATTGTAGGGCAGATTGTGGATGAAAAATCAGAAGCTCCTATGGAGTTTGCCAATATTGCCATTTATAACGAAGTAGATTCGGCCCTGGTAACAGGTGGAATAACCAACGAAAAAGGGCAGTTTGAAATTGAGAATTTAAGATACGGTGATTATTACCTGGTTGCCAATTTTATTGGTTTTGATGAGAAAAACATTAACGATATAAAAATTGACGGGACCAATCGGGTACACGATGTTGGAGAAATTAACCTGGAGGCATCAACAGTTGCAATAGGAGAGGTAAATGTTGTAGCCGACAAAGCTGCAGTGGAATATAAGCTCGATAAGAAAGTAGTGAATGTAAGCCAGGTAATTAGTGCCATTGGCGGTACCGCAGTTGATGTTTTGGAAAATACACCTTCTGTTCAGGTTGATATTGAAGGAAATGTATCATTACGCGGATCAGGAAATTTTACCGTTTTAATTGACGGGCGCCCAAGTGTTTTAAGTGGTAGCGATGCCCTGCGTCAAATCCCCTCTTCGGCAATTGAAAATATTGAGATCATCACCAATCCGTCGGCAAAATACGAGCCTGATGGTGCTGCAGGTATCATTAACCTGGTAATGAAAAAGAACTCGATGAACGGACTGAACGGTATTGTGAACGCAAGTGTTGGAACAGGCGAAAAATATCGTGGTGACTTTATGTTGAATTACCGTTTCGAGAAAGTGAACCTGTTTTTTGGTGCCGACTGGCGCGATGAGATCAATAACGGGAATATGGCCTCGGAGCGTGAAACATATTTTAATGATACAACCGAATATCTGAATATGAGTGGCGACCGCAACTGGATTCGCGGAGGACATCGGTTTAAAGGAGGCGCCGATTTTTATATTGGTAATAATACAACCTTAACCCTGTCAGGAGAAACAGGTAGCTCTGAACGTGGAAACGAAGGTGGAGGGCGCACCGAGAATTTTACCATTCCAGCATCCGAATTTATTTATTCCATTAGCGAAGAAACTTCAGAACGAAATAATGATTTCTATACGCTGAATATGAATTTTCAACATAAATTCGATGATCAGGGACACCGTATTGAAGCCACTGCATTTTATTCTGATGAAACAGGAACAGACAATGAAATAGAAGGTGAATTACTGGCTGACGAGAATTTTAATCCTACCAACGAGTATTTATCTAATGTTTCAACCTTTGAAACCGAAGATGAACAAGATTTGCGTTTAAAGCTGGATTACACTTATCCGTTTAGCGAAGATGGCAGGTTTGAGGCGGGTTACCAGGGGCGACTGGAAAGCGAAAAGGAAACACTTGAGTTTCGCGATTTCAACCAGGCAACTAATTCGTGGGTTATCAACGATGAATATTCGAGTGCTACCGATTTTCAGCGCGATATACACGCCGTTTATTCTACCTACAGCAACAAAATTGGCGAATTTGCATATATGGCTGGTTTACGTGGAGAGTTAACTGTTCGGGAAATACAAAATACCAATGCAGCGAATGTATCATCACTAAATCGTTTCGATTTGTTTCCAACTGCGCACATTTCATATCCGGTTACACAAACAACAGATGTAACGGCAAGTTACAGTCGCAGGATTAATCGCCCAAGTGGCCGCGATCTGGATCCTACTCCCAATTATTACAACCGCTACACCATTCGCTTCGGAAATCCTGATTTGGAGCCGGAATACACCAATTCATACGAACTGGGTTTAATGAAACGTTTTGGCGAAACACGTTCGTTTATGTCGGCCGATTTATTCCGAAGGGTGACCAACAATAAAATCGATCGGACACAGGAACTGGGTGAAGATGGAATTTTTTACCTGTACACCGACAATTTTGATAAAGATTACAGTACCGGCCTTGAAGTTACCGGAAACTGGAATTACAAGAAATGGCTGATTCTTAATGCCAGTGTGAACGTTTACAAATATAAAATTACCGGAGAGTTGAATGGCGAATCCATCGACCGCGAAAGTACCAACTGGGGTGGACGAATGAATACAACTTTCAAAATTACTGATGATTCACGTTTTCAGTTAAATGCTTTCTTTCGGGGTAAATCAGTATCGGCGCAGGGCGAAAGTGGTGCGATGTTCTTTACCAATATTTTGTACCGCCAGGAGTTTATGAATAAAAGGCTTTCGGCTACTGTGAGCGTTCGCGACCCACTGGGAACAGGTCGTTTTGAACGTACAAGCTACGGCGAAGACTTTGAAAGTTGGTTCCGTTTTGAACGTGAGCCACGTGTAGTAATGCTTACTTTGAGCTATAAGATAAACAACTTTAAAGAAGATCGCGGCGGAAATGGCGGCGGCGGTGGCGACATGGATATGGGTGGAGGAGAATTCTAA
- a CDS encoding CD225/dispanin family protein: MNEQVNQPQLPPPNYLVFAILTTIFCGKIFGIVAIVFAAQVNSHWNAGNYEAAKSASRNAKIWAWVSFAAGMAWIVIGILLSIFGVLAGIAQGAFNF, translated from the coding sequence ATGAATGAACAAGTTAATCAGCCGCAACTACCACCACCCAATTATTTGGTATTTGCAATTCTTACTACCATTTTTTGTGGTAAAATATTTGGAATAGTAGCCATTGTTTTTGCGGCACAGGTAAATTCGCACTGGAATGCAGGAAATTACGAAGCAGCAAAATCAGCCAGCAGAAATGCAAAAATATGGGCATGGGTTTCGTTTGCCGCAGGAATGGCATGGATCGTTATTGGTATATTATTATCAATATTTGGAGTGCTTGCAGGTATTGCCCAGGGAGCATTCAATTTTTAA
- a CDS encoding DUF2752 domain-containing protein — protein MKRTINSILLLVIIGVAVLFFVLDPARHEIFPQCLFHSLTGGYCPGCGSQRALHSLLHLDFAGVIGYNFLFLPAALFILYHYTHKLLNKTFGWKLPNLFYKKQTPWIVLLIVVLFWIARNLPWYPFNVLAPTS, from the coding sequence ATGAAACGAACAATTAATAGTATACTGCTACTCGTAATTATTGGGGTAGCAGTTCTTTTTTTTGTACTCGACCCTGCCCGTCACGAAATATTTCCACAATGTCTGTTTCATTCTTTAACCGGGGGTTATTGTCCGGGATGTGGCTCGCAACGCGCTTTGCACAGTTTATTGCATTTAGATTTTGCAGGTGTAATTGGCTATAATTTTCTGTTTCTCCCGGCTGCGCTTTTTATTCTGTATCATTACACGCATAAGTTGCTGAATAAAACTTTTGGATGGAAACTACCCAACCTGTTTTATAAAAAACAAACACCTTGGATTGTTTTATTGATTGTTGTACTGTTTTGGATTGCGAGAAACCTGCCTTGGTATCCCTTTAACGTACTTGCCCCAACAAGTTAG
- a CDS encoding sugar phosphate isomerase/epimerase: MDKREFLKKMGLLTAGGMVAGSLKPASAASMVGMGKKEIGLQIYSVGRELNADVPNGLKKIKDIGYSTIELAGYRDRKMGEYSVEEYRKLADDAGLKITGSHVNPPTRDITKDKLGEIADFWKQTVEDHVKFGVKTLVQPMMPNVPTHDAVKVVCESFNQAGEIAKSAGIKFGYHNHNMEFGRVVKPEDKDKPSNPWMPVGDVIYDLFLNGTDPNLVFFEMDVYWTVMGSNDPLEYFEKYAGRFPVLHIKDRSVLGQSGMMNFKNIFNKAYENGLEGFYVELEGIRDGSMTQFEGVEKCYDYLNEASFVK; this comes from the coding sequence ATGGATAAAAGAGAATTTTTGAAAAAGATGGGTCTGCTAACTGCCGGAGGCATGGTAGCTGGCTCGTTGAAGCCTGCCAGTGCCGCCTCGATGGTGGGCATGGGCAAAAAGGAAATTGGTCTGCAAATTTACTCGGTAGGACGAGAATTGAATGCCGACGTTCCTAATGGCTTGAAAAAAATAAAAGATATCGGTTACAGCACCATCGAGCTGGCGGGTTACCGCGATCGCAAAATGGGTGAGTATTCTGTTGAGGAGTACCGCAAGCTTGCTGATGATGCCGGTTTGAAAATTACAGGATCGCATGTAAATCCTCCAACTCGTGACATCACGAAAGATAAATTGGGCGAAATTGCTGATTTCTGGAAACAAACTGTTGAAGACCACGTGAAATTTGGTGTAAAAACTTTGGTTCAGCCAATGATGCCAAATGTACCAACGCACGATGCGGTTAAAGTGGTTTGCGAATCGTTTAACCAGGCCGGTGAAATTGCAAAATCAGCCGGAATTAAGTTTGGTTATCACAACCACAACATGGAATTTGGTCGTGTTGTAAAACCGGAAGACAAGGACAAACCAAGTAATCCTTGGATGCCTGTTGGCGATGTAATTTACGACCTGTTCCTGAATGGTACCGATCCAAATTTGGTATTCTTCGAAATGGACGTGTACTGGACAGTAATGGGTTCAAACGATCCGTTGGAATACTTTGAAAAGTATGCCGGCAGATTCCCTGTTCTTCATATTAAAGACCGTTCGGTTTTAGGCCAGTCGGGAATGATGAACTTTAAAAACATCTTTAACAAAGCTTACGAAAATGGTTTGGAAGGTTTCTATGTGGAACTGGAAGGAATCAGAGACGGAAGTATGACACAATTTGAAGGTGTTGAAAAATGTTATGATTATTTAAATGAAGCTTCGTTTGTGAAGTAA
- a CDS encoding Gfo/Idh/MocA family oxidoreductase, translated as MDSNKSNQLNRRKFLGLSALGLSSLTILPSWTINGVKIAPSDRVTMGFIGLGQQGMNDFRSFSAVPGVEVVAGCDVDSMKTERFKRTVEEWQKGLGLSPRVDKYEQYEELLERKDIDAVEVCTPDHWHALMTIHACQAGKDVYVQKPLSFTIAEAEKMVRVAKDTKRVVQVGSQQRSSKEFQKAIELVQSGAIGHIDKVYAKVGDPPAPLDLPEMQVPANLNFNLWMGPLNDPKIHYHSDLCPPISLDPAEREKLWGAWRWYRETGNGFTADWGAHMFDIAQAAIGMDGSGPAEIIPKGVDGADYLTFKYLNGVEMTEQAYLEDMPNAQGIKFIGDDGWIEVARGYLACSKSDLVPDELRGNRPRNLTPEERRKMFEEMQKAQAKGGGSFEISSPHMEDFITCVRSRQKPIAPVEVGASTAITCCLGNMATELQRSVKWNPATHSFGTDKEAWNHRLYDYDYRGSYKL; from the coding sequence ATGGATTCAAACAAATCAAATCAATTAAATCGAAGGAAATTCTTAGGTCTTTCAGCACTGGGTTTATCCAGTTTGACCATCCTTCCAAGTTGGACAATCAACGGAGTTAAAATTGCACCAAGCGACAGAGTAACAATGGGTTTCATTGGTCTTGGACAACAAGGAATGAACGACTTCCGCAGTTTCTCGGCAGTTCCGGGAGTGGAAGTAGTTGCAGGTTGCGATGTTGACAGCATGAAAACAGAGCGTTTTAAACGAACTGTTGAAGAGTGGCAAAAAGGCCTTGGATTGTCTCCTCGTGTTGACAAGTACGAACAATATGAAGAACTGCTAGAGCGTAAAGATATTGATGCAGTTGAAGTTTGTACACCTGACCACTGGCACGCTTTAATGACCATTCACGCATGTCAGGCCGGTAAAGATGTATATGTTCAAAAACCGCTTTCTTTTACTATTGCCGAAGCAGAAAAAATGGTTCGCGTAGCTAAAGACACAAAACGTGTTGTTCAGGTTGGTAGCCAACAACGTTCAAGTAAAGAATTCCAAAAAGCTATTGAATTAGTTCAGAGCGGCGCTATTGGTCATATCGACAAAGTTTACGCAAAAGTGGGTGACCCACCAGCACCGCTTGATTTACCAGAAATGCAGGTTCCTGCTAATTTGAATTTCAACCTTTGGATGGGACCATTAAATGATCCGAAAATTCATTACCACTCAGATCTTTGTCCTCCTATTTCTCTTGATCCAGCAGAAAGAGAAAAATTATGGGGTGCATGGCGTTGGTACCGCGAAACTGGTAACGGATTTACCGCCGACTGGGGTGCACACATGTTTGATATTGCACAAGCTGCTATTGGTATGGACGGTTCTGGTCCTGCAGAAATTATTCCTAAAGGAGTTGATGGTGCAGACTATCTTACATTTAAATACCTGAATGGTGTTGAGATGACAGAGCAAGCATACCTGGAAGATATGCCAAATGCACAAGGTATTAAGTTTATTGGCGACGACGGTTGGATTGAAGTAGCTCGCGGATACCTGGCTTGTTCAAAATCAGACTTAGTTCCTGATGAATTGAGAGGTAATCGTCCGAGAAACCTTACACCTGAAGAGCGCAGAAAGATGTTTGAAGAAATGCAAAAAGCTCAGGCAAAAGGTGGTGGTAGTTTCGAGATTAGTTCACCACATATGGAAGATTTCATCACTTGTGTACGTTCAAGACAAAAACCAATTGCTCCTGTTGAAGTGGGTGCAAGTACAGCAATCACTTGCTGCTTAGGAAACATGGCTACTGAATTGCAACGTTCGGTTAAGTGGAATCCTGCAACGCATAGCTTCGGAACAGATAAAGAAGCATGGAACCACCGTTTGTATGATTACGACTATCGTGGTTCGTATAAACTATAA